From a region of the Listeria monocytogenes ATCC 19117 genome:
- a CDS encoding ADP-ribose-binding protein gives MEITVVKGDITEQDVDVIVNAANPGLLGGGGVDGAIHQAAGPDLLKECQEVINRIGTCPAGEAVITSAGDLQASYIIHAVGPIWKDGEHQEANKLASCYWKALDLAAGKELTSIAFPNISTGVYGFPKKLAAEVALYTVRKWAEEEYDTSIEEIRFVCFDEENLKLYNKLINSEVV, from the coding sequence ATGGAGATAACAGTTGTAAAAGGTGATATTACGGAACAAGATGTAGATGTCATTGTAAATGCTGCTAACCCCGGACTTTTAGGTGGCGGCGGAGTGGATGGCGCTATCCATCAAGCGGCGGGTCCGGATTTATTAAAAGAATGTCAAGAGGTTATTAATCGCATTGGGACTTGTCCTGCGGGTGAGGCGGTCATTACGTCTGCCGGCGATTTACAAGCAAGTTACATTATTCATGCTGTAGGTCCGATTTGGAAAGACGGAGAGCATCAAGAAGCGAATAAACTGGCATCTTGTTATTGGAAAGCGCTAGATTTAGCGGCTGGAAAAGAATTAACTTCGATTGCATTTCCTAATATTTCTACGGGTGTGTATGGTTTTCCTAAAAAACTAGCAGCTGAGGTAGCGCTTTATACCGTTCGCAAATGGGCGGAAGAAGAGTATGACACAAGTATTGAAGAAATACGCTTTGTTTGTTTCGATGAAGAAAATTTGAAGTTATACAACAAATTAATAAACAGTGAAGTCGTTTAA
- the abc-f gene encoding ribosomal protection-like ABC-F family protein, with protein sequence MTIVAMNDVVKSFTGDIILEKVSLQLEEGERVGLIGRNGEGKSTILKILKGTEGVDSGIVTSKKGAKIGLLEQLSTVDPNIIVEQYLRTSFGELEELEKELRALEGEMATNSSEKLMNRYGDKMALFGELGGYEMDANLNKVVNGLGIGLLLSQRWGDLSGGEKTKAALAHLLLQKTDLLLLDEPTNHLDLMAVEWLTAFLQHYSGTVLVVSHDRYFLDEVVGKMVELENRELIVYHTNFSGYLKEREERLLREFQDYKDQQKKIKKMQQAIKRLRQWAMQANPPNDAMFRRAKNMERALERMEKVKRPVLTQKQMQLQFDEAGRSGQEVVVMENLSKSFSEKAIVQDVSLQIRQGERVAIIGENGAGKSTLLKIMEGKVVPDVGMIKVGASVKIASLSQQMEELNEKLTVLDAFRDKVAVTEGEARQMLAGFMFYGEMVFRKVGNISGGERMRLRLAQFINMPVNTLILDEPTNHLDIASREILEEAIRAFSGTIITVSHDRYFIDQLCSKVIWLENKQLTVYEGNYSYATSKRR encoded by the coding sequence ATGACAATAGTAGCAATGAATGATGTAGTTAAAAGTTTTACCGGAGATATTATTTTAGAGAAAGTATCACTTCAATTAGAAGAAGGTGAGCGCGTCGGTTTAATTGGTCGTAATGGCGAAGGGAAAAGTACTATTTTGAAGATTTTAAAAGGAACTGAGGGCGTTGATAGCGGGATTGTGACGAGCAAAAAGGGCGCGAAAATTGGGCTTTTAGAGCAATTATCGACGGTGGATCCCAATATAATAGTAGAACAATATTTACGAACTAGTTTTGGTGAGTTAGAGGAGCTGGAAAAAGAATTACGAGCATTAGAAGGAGAAATGGCAACAAATTCCAGCGAAAAATTAATGAACCGCTACGGAGATAAAATGGCTTTATTTGGCGAGCTTGGCGGCTATGAGATGGATGCCAATTTGAATAAAGTGGTGAATGGGCTTGGTATTGGATTGCTACTGTCGCAACGATGGGGAGACTTGAGTGGTGGTGAGAAGACGAAGGCTGCATTAGCGCATTTATTATTACAGAAAACAGATTTATTACTCTTAGATGAACCGACGAACCATTTGGATTTGATGGCGGTAGAATGGCTGACCGCGTTTTTACAACATTATTCGGGAACCGTATTAGTTGTATCTCATGATCGCTACTTTTTAGATGAAGTAGTCGGGAAAATGGTGGAGCTTGAGAACCGCGAATTAATCGTTTATCATACGAATTTTTCTGGATATTTGAAAGAACGAGAAGAACGGCTATTGCGGGAATTCCAAGATTACAAAGACCAACAAAAGAAAATCAAAAAGATGCAGCAAGCCATCAAACGATTGCGCCAGTGGGCAATGCAAGCCAATCCGCCAAATGATGCCATGTTCCGAAGGGCGAAAAACATGGAACGCGCATTAGAACGGATGGAAAAAGTAAAGCGTCCAGTGTTAACGCAAAAACAAATGCAATTACAATTCGATGAAGCTGGTCGAAGTGGACAAGAAGTTGTGGTTATGGAAAACTTAAGCAAGTCATTTAGCGAAAAAGCAATCGTACAAGATGTTTCTTTGCAAATTAGGCAAGGAGAACGAGTAGCGATTATCGGTGAAAACGGCGCCGGCAAATCTACTTTGCTTAAAATAATGGAAGGGAAAGTTGTTCCTGATGTTGGCATGATTAAGGTTGGTGCAAGTGTGAAAATCGCGTCGCTTTCTCAGCAAATGGAAGAGCTGAATGAAAAGCTGACTGTACTGGATGCATTTCGGGATAAGGTTGCTGTGACAGAAGGAGAAGCACGACAAATGCTAGCAGGCTTCATGTTTTATGGAGAGATGGTTTTCCGAAAAGTAGGGAACATTAGCGGCGGAGAACGTATGCGACTTAGGTTAGCGCAATTTATTAATATGCCAGTGAATACGCTGATACTTGATGAGCCGACTAACCATTTAGATATCGCCTCGCGTGAAATTTTAGAAGAAGCAATTCGAGCATTTAGCGGCACAATTATCACTGTATCGCATGATCGCTATTTTATTGATCAGCTATGTTCTAAAGTAATTTGGCTGGAGAATAAACAATTAACCGTTTATGAAGGTAATTACAGTTATGCAACTAGTAAGCGAAGATAA